Proteins co-encoded in one Papaver somniferum cultivar HN1 chromosome 5, ASM357369v1, whole genome shotgun sequence genomic window:
- the LOC113277487 gene encoding uncharacterized protein LOC113277487 isoform X2 produces the protein MRNIHLFFYMVLTEWRYTYPLLEEAGMEEWAVDILGWGFSDLGILPPCNLTSKREHLYQLWKSYIGRPMILVGPSLGAAVANDFAVNHPEAVEKLVLIDASVYTEGTGKLSTLPKIIAYAGVSMLKSVPLRLYANYLCFDGISFNSAIDWTSIGRLHCLLPWWEDATVDFMISGGYNVCQQIQQIKQETLIIWGENDQIISNTLAMRLNTELQNSSLHQIPNAGHLPHVEKPDSVTNLIVNFVGEGKLTEKISVYK, from the exons ATGAGAAACATCCACTTGTTCTTCTACATGGTTTTGACAG AATGGAGATATACATACCCATTGCTTGAGGAAGCTGGGATGGAGGAATGGGCAGTGGATATACTTGGTTGGGGTTTCTCTGATTTAG GCATCCTTCCGCCATGTAATCTGACATCAAAGCGTGAGCATCTCTATCAG CTTTGGAAGTCATATATAGGAAGGCCAATGATATTAGTTGGACCAAGTCTTGGCGCTGCTGTTGCAAATGACTTTGCTGTAAACCATCCAGAAGCT GTTGAGAAACTGGTGTTAATTGATGCAAGTGTCTATACAGAAGGCACGGGGAAGTTATCTACATTGCCTAAAATTATAGCATATGCTGGG GTCTCCATGTTGAAAAGCGTTCCTTTACGCTTGTATGCAAACTATCTTTGCTTTGATGGAATTTCGTTTAATTCCGCCATCGACTGGACTAGT ATTGGCCGTTTACACTGCTTATTGCCTTGGTGGGAAGATGCAACAGTTGACTTTATGATCAGTGGGGGATATAATGTTTGTCAACAGATACAACAG ATAAAACAGGAAACACTTATCATATGgggtgaaaatgaccaaattatcAGCAACACACTGGCCATG AGACTAAATACTGAACTACAAAACTCATCTTTGCATCAAATTCCAAATGCCGGTCATCTCCCTCATGTAGAAAAACCGGATTCAGTAACCAACTTGATTGTCAACTTCGTCGGAGAAGGTAAGCTCACAGAAAAAATATCTGTTTACAAATAG
- the LOC113277487 gene encoding uncharacterized protein LOC113277487 isoform X1 — MATLLKAFCSATLTTTCRNSVSFRVSGSGFLHFYLKKLRKSKTHMLENLLKGLREYQLSSCLEWRYTYPLLEEAGMEEWAVDILGWGFSDLGILPPCNLTSKREHLYQLWKSYIGRPMILVGPSLGAAVANDFAVNHPEAVEKLVLIDASVYTEGTGKLSTLPKIIAYAGVSMLKSVPLRLYANYLCFDGISFNSAIDWTSIGRLHCLLPWWEDATVDFMISGGYNVCQQIQQIKQETLIIWGENDQIISNTLAMRLNTELQNSSLHQIPNAGHLPHVEKPDSVTNLIVNFVGEGKLTEKISVYK; from the exons ATGGCTACCTTACTAAAAGCTTTTTGTTCAGCTACATTGACCACAACTTGCAGAAATTCAGTGAGTTTTAGGGTGTCTGGAagtgggtttcttcatttttaccTAAAGAAGTTGAGAAAATCAAAGACCCATATGCTAGAAAACTTGCTCAAAGGATTGAGAGAATACCAGTTAAG CTCTTGTTTAGAATGGAGATATACATACCCATTGCTTGAGGAAGCTGGGATGGAGGAATGGGCAGTGGATATACTTGGTTGGGGTTTCTCTGATTTAG GCATCCTTCCGCCATGTAATCTGACATCAAAGCGTGAGCATCTCTATCAG CTTTGGAAGTCATATATAGGAAGGCCAATGATATTAGTTGGACCAAGTCTTGGCGCTGCTGTTGCAAATGACTTTGCTGTAAACCATCCAGAAGCT GTTGAGAAACTGGTGTTAATTGATGCAAGTGTCTATACAGAAGGCACGGGGAAGTTATCTACATTGCCTAAAATTATAGCATATGCTGGG GTCTCCATGTTGAAAAGCGTTCCTTTACGCTTGTATGCAAACTATCTTTGCTTTGATGGAATTTCGTTTAATTCCGCCATCGACTGGACTAGT ATTGGCCGTTTACACTGCTTATTGCCTTGGTGGGAAGATGCAACAGTTGACTTTATGATCAGTGGGGGATATAATGTTTGTCAACAGATACAACAG ATAAAACAGGAAACACTTATCATATGgggtgaaaatgaccaaattatcAGCAACACACTGGCCATG AGACTAAATACTGAACTACAAAACTCATCTTTGCATCAAATTCCAAATGCCGGTCATCTCCCTCATGTAGAAAAACCGGATTCAGTAACCAACTTGATTGTCAACTTCGTCGGAGAAGGTAAGCTCACAGAAAAAATATCTGTTTACAAATAG
- the LOC113281797 gene encoding PLASMODESMATA CALLOSE-BINDING PROTEIN 2-like — MATVLVLAVLMLFMTGHSDGASWCACRTDVSESALQKALDYACGNGADCKPILQNGACFQPNTVRAHCSYAVNSYYQNKGQAQGSCIFSNSATVVQNDPSTGGTCTYPSSASFGGNGGTTPSVPTPPGFSGGGGGFNSPPGFSSPPGVFSPPGLGPSPFDNSNGVTKTEMVSVFLTLGFSILLSLLMIV; from the exons ATGGCTACTGTTTTAGTTCTTGCAGTTCTCATGTTATTCATGACTGGTCACTCAG ATGGAGCGAGTTGGTGTGCTTGCAGAACTGATGTGAGTGAATCAGCTTTACAAAAGGCATTAGATTATGCTTGTGGAAATGGGGCTGACTGTAAACCTATACTCCAGAATGGTGCTTGTTTTCAACCTAATACTGTCAGGGCTCATTGTTCTTATGCTGTGAATAGCTATTATCAAAACAAAGGTCAAGCTCAAGGAAGTTGCATCTTCAGTAATTCTGCCACCGTTGTTCAGAATGACCCAA GCACTGGTGGTACATGTACCTACCCTTCATCTGCTAG CTTTGGAGGAAATGGTGGCACCACACCAAGTGTACCTACACCACCTGGTTTttcaggaggaggaggaggatttaACAGTCCACCAGGGTTTAGCAGTCCTCCAGGGGTGTTCAGCCCTCCAGGGTTAGGCCCAAGTCCGTTTGATAATAGCAATGGTGTTACCAAAACTGAAATGGTTTCTGTTTTCCTAACTCTAGGGTTTTCAATTCTCTTGTCACTTCTTATGATTgtttga
- the LOC113277487 gene encoding uncharacterized protein LOC113277487 isoform X3 — protein sequence MEEWAVDILGWGFSDLGILPPCNLTSKREHLYQLWKSYIGRPMILVGPSLGAAVANDFAVNHPEAVEKLVLIDASVYTEGTGKLSTLPKIIAYAGVSMLKSVPLRLYANYLCFDGISFNSAIDWTSIGRLHCLLPWWEDATVDFMISGGYNVCQQIQQIKQETLIIWGENDQIISNTLAMRLNTELQNSSLHQIPNAGHLPHVEKPDSVTNLIVNFVGEGKLTEKISVYK from the exons ATGGAGGAATGGGCAGTGGATATACTTGGTTGGGGTTTCTCTGATTTAG GCATCCTTCCGCCATGTAATCTGACATCAAAGCGTGAGCATCTCTATCAG CTTTGGAAGTCATATATAGGAAGGCCAATGATATTAGTTGGACCAAGTCTTGGCGCTGCTGTTGCAAATGACTTTGCTGTAAACCATCCAGAAGCT GTTGAGAAACTGGTGTTAATTGATGCAAGTGTCTATACAGAAGGCACGGGGAAGTTATCTACATTGCCTAAAATTATAGCATATGCTGGG GTCTCCATGTTGAAAAGCGTTCCTTTACGCTTGTATGCAAACTATCTTTGCTTTGATGGAATTTCGTTTAATTCCGCCATCGACTGGACTAGT ATTGGCCGTTTACACTGCTTATTGCCTTGGTGGGAAGATGCAACAGTTGACTTTATGATCAGTGGGGGATATAATGTTTGTCAACAGATACAACAG ATAAAACAGGAAACACTTATCATATGgggtgaaaatgaccaaattatcAGCAACACACTGGCCATG AGACTAAATACTGAACTACAAAACTCATCTTTGCATCAAATTCCAAATGCCGGTCATCTCCCTCATGTAGAAAAACCGGATTCAGTAACCAACTTGATTGTCAACTTCGTCGGAGAAGGTAAGCTCACAGAAAAAATATCTGTTTACAAATAG